A single region of the Ctenopharyngodon idella isolate HZGC_01 chromosome 21, HZGC01, whole genome shotgun sequence genome encodes:
- the LOC127503662 gene encoding LOW QUALITY PROTEIN: D(1)-like dopamine receptor (The sequence of the model RefSeq protein was modified relative to this genomic sequence to represent the inferred CDS: deleted 4 bases in 3 codons), which yields MDVNYSTVLDSSVSQRDSSKRVLTGCFLSLLILTTLLGNTLVCAAVTKFRHLRSKVTNFFVISLAISDLLVAILVMPWKAATEIVGFWPFGAFCDVWVAFDIMCSTASILNLCVISVDRYWAISSPFRYERKMTPKVAFIMISVAWTLSILISFIPVQLNWHKAQTTSYTELNGTYGELPPDNCDSSLNRTYAISSSLISFYIPVAIMLVTYTRIYRIAQKQIRRISALERAAESAKNRHSSMGNNGNMESESSFKMSFKRETKVLKTLSVIMGVFVCCWLPFFVLNCMVPFCNPNESADFFCISSTTFDVFVWFGWANSSLNPIIYAFNADFRKAFSILLGCHRLCPGSNAIEIVSINNNGAPPSTSQYQPKGHIPKEGNNSNYVIPHSILCQEEETQKKEDDSGIKTFEKLSPSMSGNLDSDAEVSLEKINPITQNGQHKSIPC from the exons ATGGATGTGAACTACTCCACGGTCCTGGACAGCAGTGTGTCGCAGCGCGATTCGTCGAAGCGAGTTCTGACTGGTTGTTTTCTCTCGCTCCTCATACTGACCACCTTACTGGGCAACACGTTGGTCTGCGCTGCCGTCACGAAGTTTCGCCACCTGCGCTCAAAAGTCACCAACTTCTTTGTTATATCGCTGGCTATTTCTGACTTACTGGTGGCCATTTTGGTGATGCCATGGAAAGCGGCCACCGAGATTGTAGGTTTTTGGCCATTCGGCGCCTTCTGCGATGTCTGGGTGGCCTTTGACATCATGTGTTCCACCGCCTCCATCTTGAATTTGTGCGTCATTAGCGTGGACCGCTACTGGGCCATTTCTAGCCCATTCCGCTACGAGCGCAAGATGACGCCCAAGGTGGCGTTCATCATGATAAGTGTGGCGTGGACGTTGTCCATCCTTATCTCCTTCATCCCAGTGCAGCTAAACTGGCACAAAGCCCAGACAACCAGTTACACGGAGCTGAACGGCACCTACGGCGAGCTTCCCCCAGACAACTGCGACTCCAGCCTTAATCGGACATATGCCATCTCCTCTTCCCTGATCAGTTTTTACATACCCGTGGCCATTATGCTGGTTACTTACACCCGCATCTACCGCATCGCCCAGAAGCAGATACGCCGGATCTCTGCGCTAGAAAGAGCGGCCGAGAGCGCCAAGAACCGCCACAGTAGCATGGGTAACAATGGCAATATGGAGTCCGAAAGTTCCTTCAAGATGTCCTTCAAGCGTGAAACCAAAGTTCTCAAGACCCTCTCGGTCATCATG GGCGTTTTTGTGTGCTGCTGGCTGCCTTTCTTTGTCTTGAACTGCATGGTTCCTTTCTGCAACCCGAACGAGAGTGCCGACTTCTTCTGCATCAGTTCCACCACCTTCGATGTCTTCGTCTGGTTCGGTTGG GCCAATTCCTCACTCAACCCCATAATCTATGCCTTCAATGCTGACTTCCGCAAGGCGTTCTCCATCCTGCTGGGCTGTCATCGACTTTGTCCGGGCAGCAACGCTATAGAGATTGTGAGTATCAACAACAACGGT GCCCCTCCGTCTACTTCTCAGTATCAGCCTAAGGGCCACATCCCCAAAGAGGGCAACAACAGCAACTATGTGATCCCTCACAGTATCCTCTGCCAGGAGGAAGAGACCCAGAAGAAGGAGGACGACTCTGGGATAAAGACCTTTGAGAAACTGTCACCTTCCATGTCGGGGAATTTGGATAGCGATGCGGAAGTCTCGCTAGAAAAGATCAACCCCATAACACAAAACGGGCAGCACAAATCCATACCCTGCTGA